The nucleotide sequence AGACGTTTATTTTATGGATGAACCATTTGTGGGCGTTGACGCAGCAACGGAAAAAGCCATTATCTCTCTTCTTAACGAATTGAAAGCAAGAAAAAAGACGGTGCTGGTCGTGCACCATGATCTGCAGACTGTAGAAGAATACTTTGACTGGGTATTGCTTTTGAACCTGAGGAAAATTGCTTTTGGCCCGACGAGTGAGGTTTTTACAATGGAGAACCTTCAGAAAACCTACGGGGGCAGACTCACTTTCTTGCAGGATCAGCAGGTGCTTGTAGACGAAACCAAACAGGAGTGAAGAAAAATGATGGAGGAATTAATCTATCAGCTGCAAAATCAAAATACGCAGTGGGTGCTTGTCGGAACAATGCTTCTCGGTCTTGCAAGCGGAGTCCTTGGAAGCTTCGCTCTTCTTAGAAAACAGAGCCTGATCGGCGATGCAATGGCCCATGCCGCTCTGCCCGGAGTTTGTATGGCATATCTCCTATACGGTTCTAAATCATTGCTGTGGTTTCTTGTTGGAGCTGCGGTTTCGGGAATGCTTGCCGCATGGCTGATTGGGGTCATTATCAAGAACTCAAGAATAAAAGAGGATTCAGCCCTTGGCCTTGTTTTGTCCGTTTTCTTTGGGTTTGGGATTGTGCTGCTGACTTATATTCAGCATAACCGGGGGGGAAATCAGAGCGGACTGAGTGATTTTATATTTGGAAAAGCGGCATCCATGGTCGGTCAGGATGTTCAGATTATTACTTGGATTGCAGCTGCCCTGCTCCTCCTTACCGCTCTTTTCTTTAAAGAGTTCAAATTATTGACGTTTGATCCTCAATTTGCAAAAGGAATTGGCCTGCCGACAACATTTCTGAATGGCCTGCTGATGGTCCTGATTGTCTGCGCAGTTGTAATCGGCCTCCAGACGGTTGGTGTTATTTTAATGGCAGCCATGCTGATCACTCCGGCGATTGCTGCAAGATATTGGACGGATAAGCTTGGACATATGGTTCTTATTGCAGGGCTTATAGGAGGGATTTCAGGTGTTGCAGGGACTCTTCTCAGCACGACAACAGACGGAATGGCGACCGGGCCGCTGATTATTGTTGCAGCGACGATTCTGTTTTTGATATCCCTTGTTTTTGCACCGAAAAGGGGCCTCGTGTCCAAAGCGGTGAAACAGTGGAAACTGAAAAGGAAAACGTCTGTTGAACAGCTTCTTCTCTCTTTTTACGATGTGACGGAGAATGCCGGTGTGAATGGGGCATTTTCCCTCGAAGATGTTCTCAGTAAAAGAAAGGTTTCCCAAAGTCTGATCAATAAATCGGTCAAGGAACTTGAAAAGAAGAAGCTTGTCATGCAGGTCGGGAGCGATCAATGGAGATTGACAGACAGCGGTTTGAAGCATGCTTATGAGCTGACCTTGAATCAGAGGCTGTATGAGATGTATTTGATGCACGAAATGGAGCTTGCCCAGCTTCAGCTTAAAAGCAGGGACGATGTCGATGTGGAGAAAATGTCGTTCGATATGAAGAAGAGGCTGATGGGCCTTTTGAAAGATCACAGCAGAGAGCCGAAACTGCTGCCAAAAACCGCAAATGCTTTAAATAGAAAGGAGTGGCAGGTTCAATGAGTTATGATGCATGGATTCTTTTGACAGGATCGCTCGTCGGCATTACATGTGCGATCATTGGCTGTTTTCTGATTCTCAGGCGAATGGCGATGCTTGCTGATGCGATCAGCCACTCTGTTCTGCTTGGCATAGTCGGTGCCTATTTTGTCAGCAAGAGTCTTGACGGCGTTTCTATGTTTATAGGGGCAGCTATAGTCGGCCTTCTGACAGCTTTTTTAGTCCAGGTGCTGAATGCGAAAGGGGTTCAGTCCGATGCGGCAATTGGAGTCGTATTCACATCCCTCTTTGCCGTCGGAGTTATTTTGCTGTCGCTTTTTGGAGGGAATATACATCTTGATGTCGATCATGCATTAATGGGGGAAATCACCTTTATTCCGTGGAATACCCTTACACTTGCAGGAATGGATGTTGGGCCAAAAGCGGTCTGGATGCTTGGTTCGGTCCTTGTGATTAATCTCATTCTGATCGCGCTGTTTTATAAGGAGTTCAAAATAACGTCTTTTGATCCTCAAATGGCAGCTGCCATTGGCATCCCTGTCCTTGTGATGCATTATCTGCAAATGGGGATGCTCTCGATTACAACGGTAGCTTCCTTTGACAGTGTCGGAGCGATATTAGTGGTTGCGATGCTGATTGTTCCTGCTTCAGCGGCCTATCTGCTGACAGATAAACTGTCGCATATGCTCGTGATCAGCTCAGGTATTGGTGTTCTGTCTGCCGTTCTTGGCTATTGGTCGGCAACTTGGCTGAATGTTTCCATAGCCGGCGCAATGGCAACAGCAGCAGGGGCAATCTTTTTCCTGGCCTTTCTTTTTTCGCCAACACACGGCATGCTTGCAAAATGGCTTGCAAAAAGAAATTTTGCTTCTGCCAGTGAATAAAAATGATTCTCATTATCAATAATAAAGAAAAGGACAGCCGCCAGCTGTCCTTTTCACTAGATCATTTTACAAATCATGAGGTTTAAATGTTTTACAGTCTGTCTCTTCACTGCGTGAAGCCGTGTCGCCTCTATGGCTCACAACATAAATGGCATCAGCCGTACACTGGTTGCCATTGCCCCAGTACTCACAGTTATTTACTTCGCACCTTACTTCTCTTGGCATAAAAATACCCTCCTTTTAATTAAGGTTCATCTGTTAGTTTTGCTTACTTTACTGACTTTCATACGTGAAAAGGGGTCAGTCCCGCTCTGCGTTAATCTGTTAACGAGGTGCGGGACTGACCCTCAGCTTTCTTTTTGATCCAAATAGCGTTTGTCTTTCATGAACAGCCGCCAGAAATAGAAGAAGCCAGGGAAAAGGATGAGGAATCCGACGATGTAGGTGATAAAGACGGCATGAAACGTGTTCGGGTGTGTAAAGCCGTCTTGTATGGTCACATCAGGATAGAGCATGTAAGGCAGATGTGCCCGGCCATAGGCGTAGCTTGCCAGAAAATACTGAATGACGACCGCTACTACAGCAAGCCTCGGGCGGCCAAGTTTTTTCTTATCCTTTTGGGATGGGAGAAACAGCGCTCCGCCGGCAATGACAAACATCGCTACCGAGCCGATTAAAAATGGCAAATACTCCATCATGTTGGTGTAAAGCCAGTTAGCTTCATTCCGAAGCGTAAGCATGATCAGAAAGCCCATTACAAGCGAAAGCGGTCCGAGGATCAGGGCATCCCGTCTGTATACTTTATATGCCTCAGGTTCATTCGCCACATTTGAATAATCCGACAGCAGAAGCGAAGAAAGAAATAGCGTGCTCGTAATGGCAAACCCGCTGAATGCATAGGCATTCGGACTTGTGAAAAGTTTATCAAGCTGAAGCTGATGGGCGCCGTCGATTACTTCAATGTAGCCGCCATGTGTAATCGGAAGGACTAAAAGCAGGATTGCCGGTATGATAAAGCCGGAGATCCCTGAAACGTACGTCAGCAGTTTGCCGTATCCTGATTTTGAATAGTGGGAAAAAACGAGAAAACCGCTTCGGATTGCGAGCAGCAGCAGAATGATGCTGCCCGGAATCAAAAGCACAGTGCCCAGGATAAACGTTGCCCCCGGAAAAAAACTGAACAGGGCGACAACAATTGCAACGATAAAAACATTCGTTACCTCCCAGGTTGGCGATAAATAGCGATTGGCAATGTTTGTTGCGTTTGTCCGTTCTTTGTTGATGTAAACCATGGACCAAAATCCCGCTCCAAAGTCCATCGTCGCCATAACAGCATAGATAAAGACAAATCCCCAGACAACCGTAATGGCAAGCAGAGCATCTGTTGTCATCTTTGCAGCGCCTCCTTCGTAATCGTTTTAATAAACACTGACGCCATCTCCGTCTCCTCGCTTATCTAGCTCATTTTCAACCGGATTGCGTTTAAAGTAGTAGACAAGCACAAGAATTACGGCCAGACCCAATATCGCATAAACAAGGGTGAACAAAATAAAGAGCGTGCCAATCTGACCTGAAGCTGTCACCACATCCTCTGTCTTGAGCAGACGGTAAATCACCCAAGGCTGTCTTCCTGTACAAGCGAAAATCCAGCCAAACTCAATTGCAAGCATGGACAGAATACCTGATGGTACAAACAGTACAAGCAGCCATTTCGGAAAATGGGGCCGCTTCAGAATTTTGTACCAGAAAAATCCGATCAGGGAAAGGAGAATCAGCAGGCTTCCGATTCCCACCATGGCATTAAACAGGGTATGGACAAACAGCGGAGGCCAATATTCTTCCGGAAAGTCATTTAATCCAATGACTTCTGTCTCAAAGCTGTTGTCTGCCAAAAAGCTGAGTGCCCACGGAATTTCAATTCCCCATTTGACTTCCTGGGTTTCTCTGTCTGTAAATCCGCCGACAGCAAGCGGAGCATAGCGCTGCGTTTCAAATAGCCCTTCTGCTGCAGCAAGCTTCTCAGGCTGATATTCATGCAGCATCTGGGCAGATTCGTGTCCATTCAAAGCGGTCAAAAATGAGAAAATGCCTCCGACAATCAGCCCCATCATGAGCGCCTTGCGGTGAAACTTGTATAGCCTCTCATTTTTCATGTTTCGGAGCATTTTATACGCAGCAATTGAAGCAATAACAAATGCGCCGGTCATAAATGCAGAAACAACGACATGTCCAGCCGTTACGATGAAGCTTGGATTGAAAAATGCAGCCCAAGGATCAACATCAACGATTTCTCCATTTTCAATTCGGAAGCCCGCGGGAGTTCCTTCAAACGCATGGACATTTGTAATGAGAATCGCAGATGCTGCGGCCCCGATTAAAACAAGTGATACACTGACAATCCTCATTCTCGGGGAGATGCGGTCTGCAGCATACACATAAATGGACATAAACAGCGCCTCCACAAAAAAGGCATAAATTTCAATCTGAAAAGGAAGGGCCATAACCCGGCCGATAACTTCCATGAATCCCGGCCACAGCAAGGCAAGCTGCACGCCTGCAATCGTTCCTGTAGGGATAGCAACACCGAGCAGCACGGCCTGTCCTTTTGTCCACCGTTTTGCCATCACGGCATAATCAGGATCCTTCGTTTTTTGAAAAAGAAGCTCTGCTATTAAAATCATTAGAGGGAGGCCTACACCAAGCGATGCAAAAATAATATGAAAGCCCATTGTCGTCCCGAACAAGGATCTGGCAAGTACGAGATCATCCATCTGTTTTCCGCCTTTCTTTCCCATGGTTGTAACAATCTTTCCTTATTGTCCGCATTTTTCCATAAAATATGCTTAGGATGTTCCTCAAAAGAAATTTCATTTCAGACAGGAGCGTTGACAAATTGCCGGAAAGGGAGTAATATATAAAACGTAATAATTACGATTAAAGGAGTGCTGTAAATGAAACAGGGTATCCATCCGGATTATCATAAAGTTGTATATATGGACACAAACAGCGGTTTTACATTTTTGAGCGGTTCTACTCAAAAATCGAATGAAACAACAGAGTGGGAAGACGGCAATACGTACCCTCTGATCAAACTTGAAATCAGCTCTGATACACATCCATTCTACACAGGGCGCCAGAAATTCGCAGACCGCGACGGACGCGCAGAGCGCTTCAAGAAAAAATACAACATGTAAAAAGGGAGCCCTGGAGCATCATGTTCCAGGGCATCTTTTCTGTATGATAATCTACTGGCAGGGAGGTTTTTTACATGAAAAAAATACCCGTTTATACTATAAGCGGTTTTTTGGGAAGCGGCAAAACAACGCTTCTTGTAAAAATGGCGGATGAGCTGAAAAACAGAGGACAAAAAGTAGGCATTATTTTAAATGAACTTGGCGATGAGAACGTTGAGAAGCATTTATTTAAAGATCAGCAGGTCCATGAGCTGTTAAATGGCTGTATTTGCTGCACCATTCAGGATGATCTTGTGACGACGCTCAAAGCATTTAAAGCAGAGCAGTCTGTTGATGTTCTTCTAATAGAAGGAACAGGAGTGGCGAATCCGCTGGAAATTAAAGACGTGCTTCTTTCTCCGGCACTGTTTGATGACTATGAGCTTCTTTCAATGATCGGAATTGTCGATGCCAGTCATTACCTGGACTACCAGAGCATGTTCTCAAGCTCGAAGGAAATCCGCTCTCTGCTGAAAGAACAGATTATTTCTTCTGATTTGCTGATTCTGAACAAAATTGACCTAGCAAGGGATAAAGACCTGGAAAAAGTAAAGAAAAAAATCCGGAAAACTGTTCCGGAAGATGTAGAAATGTATGATGCATCGTATGGAAACGTACCATTTGAAAAACTGATAGAACAGCGCCATGCTGCCCTGACACTCAGTGAGGGAGCAGGGCACCATCACCACCATCACACTATTGGCACAATTAAAATTGAGAATCCGCAGGTCATGGAGCTTTCGGATCTTGAATCCATCCTGAGAGATATAGATGGTTTGATCCGTTCAAAAGGGCATCTTATTGTGAAAGGCACAATGAGGGAGATGCAGTATGCTGCGGGTAAAGCGGTTATATCTAAAGAAGTGGTTGAGAGCGAAAAGCCCGTTCTAATTCTGATTGGGCAGAATCTGCCTGCAGAAAGAATACAGCAGTTATTTGTAAAGAAACACATATAAAAATACCGGCCAAGTTTGGCCGGTATTTTTATTGAAGAGCAGTTTTTAACGTTTCAAGATTGCGCTTCATGATGCTGAAATAGTCTTCCTTGTTTTCAGCATCTTCTTCTGAAATGGATTCAAGGTTGGATAGGGTTAGGCTTTCTGCGCCAATTTCACTTTTCACAATGTCTGAGATTTTGCTGTTGACGTTATTCTCAAAAATCACATAATTGATTTTGTTTGCTTTCGCTGTTTCAACGATGGTCTGAAGCTGCTTTTGAGATGGCTCCTGTGTTGGAGAAAGTCCTAAAACGCTGATCTGCTCAATGCCGTAGCGGTTTTCCCAGTAGCCGTACGCAGCATGAGAAACCAGAATTTTTTTCTTTTCAGCAGCGTCGATTGTTTCTTTGTAATCAGCATCTAGTTTTTCTAAATCTGCTTTAAGCGCAGTGAAATTTTTCTCGAATTCATCTTTTGATTCCGGATGAAGCTCTGTCAGGCTGTTTTTAATGTTCTCAGCCATTTGGATGGCAAGTGCTGGGTCAAGCCAGATGTGGGGATCTTTATCTCCATGATCATGGGCGTGCTCTTCCTCAGCTGCGTGCTCCTCTTCTTTAGCATGGTCGTCATGTCCCTCTTGATCAGCATGCTCTTCCTCATGGGCATGGTCGTCATGTCCTTCTTCTTCAGCATGTGCTTCTTCGTTATGAGAGGAAGCAGCAAGCTCAATTCCTTCGCCCGCTTTGATGATTTTCACATCTTCTGACTGCAGGGTTTCAGTTGCTTTTTCGGCAAATCCTTCAAGTCCGACACCTGAGTAGATAAAGGCATCCGCCTCAGCCATGGCAACCATATCTTTTGTAGAAGGTTCAAACGTATGGGCATCTGCATTAGCAGGGTACACACTTTCAACCTCTACAGCGTCTCCTCCGATTTTTTCAGTGAAATCCTGAACAGGGAAGATGGTGGTATAAACCTTCAGCTTGTCCTTTTCGTCCCCGGTTGTTTCATTTCCGCTGTCTGCACATCCTGCAAGAGCTGTTCCAAGCAGCAGTGCCAGTGCCATAGATAAACCTTTTTTTCTCATTGTAAGCTCCTTATATATAAAAATTTCGTTGGTTTCATCATTTCCTTTCACATTATATCGTAATACTTACGATTTGAGAACCGTAAATACTTTAATGTAAAAAGAAAAACCATTCTCACAATTATGAAAAAGCAGGAAGCGGGTCATGCATGGAGGACCAGTCTGATGTCATTTCTTCATCTGTCAGGAGACATTCGTCAAGTGAAGCTTCCACATCTGTCCGTTTAAGGTCAATCCCGATAAAAACAAGTTCCGTCATGCGATCTCCAAATTCCGTGTCCCAGCGTTCAAGCAGCTCAGGTTCATCCTTCAGTGTTTGAATACGCTCGTCCTCCGTATAAGCGGCCACCCATTCTCCTGCTCCCTGAATCATAATGGAGGTGCCTGCCTGTGAAAGAAGGCCAGAAGTATCATTTCTTGATGCAAGCCAGAAAAAACCTTTTGCTCTCACTACATCCTGGGGCCAATTCTCAAGCCAGTTCATGAACCGCTCCGGATGGAACGGCTTCCGTCTTCTGTAAACAAAGGAAGAAATGCCGTATTCCTCTGTCTCCGGCACATGCTCTTCGTTAAGTTCCTTGATCCAGCCGGCGGACTGGCTGGCTTTTTCAAAGTCAAATCTGTTAGTGTCCATAATTTCAGCCAGCGGAACATGGCTGAAGGCTGTTTTCAATATCCTTGCATCCGGATTTAATTTCCTCAGTACACCATATAATTCATTCACATCTTCCTCTTCCAGCAAATCTGTTTTGTTTAGAAGAAGAACGTCAGCAAATTCAATCTGATCAATCAGCAGGTCAATGACTTCTCTTGTATCGTTTTCATCTGTTCCCTGCTTCCGGTCAAGAAGATTTTCACCAGAAGAGAAATCCTCCCAGAAGCGGTTCCCGTCCACAACCGTTACCATTGTATCCAAACGGCAGAATGCAGACAGATCAATGCCGATCTCCTCGTCAATGTAGGTGAATGTCTGGGCAACAGGCACCGGTTCGCTGATGCCGGATGATTCGATAACGATATAATCTATGTTTCCTTCCTTCACAAGACGCTCGACTTCAATCATCAGATCCTCGCGCAGCGTACAGCAAATGCAGCCGTTTTGCATTTCCACCAGTTTTTCTTCTGTACGGCTGACGGTATTTTTAATCAGGCTCCCGTCAATGTTGATTTCGCTCATATCATTGACAATTACAGCGATCCGCCTGTTTTCTTTGTTCTCAAGTATATGTTTTAAAAGGGTCGTTTTTCCGGCTCCAAGATATCCGCTTAAAACCGTAACGGGAATTTGTTTTCTCATCATAATCCTCCAGCTTTTATAAATAGTAATTATTACGATTTACATCATATAGTAAAACGCGCCTAAAAAACAAGTGTTATGATATAGTAATTAAAAAGCTGCCTATTACATGCAGCCAAACTATACCACTTTGTAAGGAGAATAGCAGATGAGATTGTTAGAAGAAATTATTGAACACAATTCCCAGTTTGTAGAGAAGAGAGACTACGAAAAATATCAGACGACAAAATTTCCTGACAAAAAAATGGTCATTTTAACTTGTATGGATACAAGACTTGTCGAGCTTCTTCCGCAGGCAATGAACGTCAAGAACGGCGATGTTAAAATTGTCAAAAGTGCAGGTGCGATTGTTGCCCATCCGTTTGGGAGTATCATGAGAAGTATTCTTGTAGCTGTTATGGAGCTTGGCGCAGACGAAGTATGCGTTGTCGGTCACCATGACTGCGGCATGAGTGCCCTTAACCCGGAGTCATTTCTTGAAAAAGCAAAAAACCGGGGAATTACCCAGGATAAAATTGATACGCTCCGTTATTCAGGAATTCAGCTTGATGATTGGCTGAAAGGGTTTAATAAAGTCGAAGACAGTGTAAAACACAGTGTAGACGTTATCCGCAACCACCCATTGCTTCCGGCTGATGTTCCTGTACACGGACTTGTGATTGATCCGTCTACAGGAAAGCTTGATTTAGTAGTGGACGGCTACGGCGTCTGATCCTTTTTTTCCGGAACCGGATCAAAGCCCCCGGGATGAAAAGGATGGCACTTCAGGATTCGTTTTACGGTCAGATAACCGCCTTTTAAAGCCCCAAACCGTTTGACAGATTGGAGTCCGTAGT is from Bacillus sp. FSL H8-0547 and encodes:
- a CDS encoding type B 50S ribosomal protein L31, which gives rise to MKQGIHPDYHKVVYMDTNSGFTFLSGSTQKSNETTEWEDGNTYPLIKLEISSDTHPFYTGRQKFADRDGRAERFKKKYNM
- a CDS encoding carbonic anhydrase, which produces MRLLEEIIEHNSQFVEKRDYEKYQTTKFPDKKMVILTCMDTRLVELLPQAMNVKNGDVKIVKSAGAIVAHPFGSIMRSILVAVMELGADEVCVVGHHDCGMSALNPESFLEKAKNRGITQDKIDTLRYSGIQLDDWLKGFNKVEDSVKHSVDVIRNHPLLPADVPVHGLVIDPSTGKLDLVVDGYGV
- a CDS encoding cytochrome d ubiquinol oxidase subunit II, which produces MTTDALLAITVVWGFVFIYAVMATMDFGAGFWSMVYINKERTNATNIANRYLSPTWEVTNVFIVAIVVALFSFFPGATFILGTVLLIPGSIILLLLAIRSGFLVFSHYSKSGYGKLLTYVSGISGFIIPAILLLVLPITHGGYIEVIDGAHQLQLDKLFTSPNAYAFSGFAITSTLFLSSLLLSDYSNVANEPEAYKVYRRDALILGPLSLVMGFLIMLTLRNEANWLYTNMMEYLPFLIGSVAMFVIAGGALFLPSQKDKKKLGRPRLAVVAVVIQYFLASYAYGRAHLPYMLYPDVTIQDGFTHPNTFHAVFITYIVGFLILFPGFFYFWRLFMKDKRYLDQKES
- a CDS encoding GTP-binding protein encodes the protein MRKQIPVTVLSGYLGAGKTTLLKHILENKENRRIAVIVNDMSEINIDGSLIKNTVSRTEEKLVEMQNGCICCTLREDLMIEVERLVKEGNIDYIVIESSGISEPVPVAQTFTYIDEEIGIDLSAFCRLDTMVTVVDGNRFWEDFSSGENLLDRKQGTDENDTREVIDLLIDQIEFADVLLLNKTDLLEEEDVNELYGVLRKLNPDARILKTAFSHVPLAEIMDTNRFDFEKASQSAGWIKELNEEHVPETEEYGISSFVYRRRKPFHPERFMNWLENWPQDVVRAKGFFWLASRNDTSGLLSQAGTSIMIQGAGEWVAAYTEDERIQTLKDEPELLERWDTEFGDRMTELVFIGIDLKRTDVEASLDECLLTDEEMTSDWSSMHDPLPAFS
- a CDS encoding iron chelate uptake ABC transporter family permease subunit; this translates as MMEELIYQLQNQNTQWVLVGTMLLGLASGVLGSFALLRKQSLIGDAMAHAALPGVCMAYLLYGSKSLLWFLVGAAVSGMLAAWLIGVIIKNSRIKEDSALGLVLSVFFGFGIVLLTYIQHNRGGNQSGLSDFIFGKAASMVGQDVQIITWIAAALLLLTALFFKEFKLLTFDPQFAKGIGLPTTFLNGLLMVLIVCAVVIGLQTVGVILMAAMLITPAIAARYWTDKLGHMVLIAGLIGGISGVAGTLLSTTTDGMATGPLIIVAATILFLISLVFAPKRGLVSKAVKQWKLKRKTSVEQLLLSFYDVTENAGVNGAFSLEDVLSKRKVSQSLINKSVKELEKKKLVMQVGSDQWRLTDSGLKHAYELTLNQRLYEMYLMHEMELAQLQLKSRDDVDVEKMSFDMKKRLMGLLKDHSREPKLLPKTANALNRKEWQVQ
- a CDS encoding DUF1540 domain-containing protein, which gives rise to MPREVRCEVNNCEYWGNGNQCTADAIYVVSHRGDTASRSEETDCKTFKPHDL
- a CDS encoding cytochrome ubiquinol oxidase subunit I codes for the protein MDDLVLARSLFGTTMGFHIIFASLGVGLPLMILIAELLFQKTKDPDYAVMAKRWTKGQAVLLGVAIPTGTIAGVQLALLWPGFMEVIGRVMALPFQIEIYAFFVEALFMSIYVYAADRISPRMRIVSVSLVLIGAAASAILITNVHAFEGTPAGFRIENGEIVDVDPWAAFFNPSFIVTAGHVVVSAFMTGAFVIASIAAYKMLRNMKNERLYKFHRKALMMGLIVGGIFSFLTALNGHESAQMLHEYQPEKLAAAEGLFETQRYAPLAVGGFTDRETQEVKWGIEIPWALSFLADNSFETEVIGLNDFPEEYWPPLFVHTLFNAMVGIGSLLILLSLIGFFWYKILKRPHFPKWLLVLFVPSGILSMLAIEFGWIFACTGRQPWVIYRLLKTEDVVTASGQIGTLFILFTLVYAILGLAVILVLVYYFKRNPVENELDKRGDGDGVSVY
- a CDS encoding CobW family GTP-binding protein → MKKIPVYTISGFLGSGKTTLLVKMADELKNRGQKVGIILNELGDENVEKHLFKDQQVHELLNGCICCTIQDDLVTTLKAFKAEQSVDVLLIEGTGVANPLEIKDVLLSPALFDDYELLSMIGIVDASHYLDYQSMFSSSKEIRSLLKEQIISSDLLILNKIDLARDKDLEKVKKKIRKTVPEDVEMYDASYGNVPFEKLIEQRHAALTLSEGAGHHHHHHTIGTIKIENPQVMELSDLESILRDIDGLIRSKGHLIVKGTMREMQYAAGKAVISKEVVESEKPVLILIGQNLPAERIQQLFVKKHI
- the yidD gene encoding membrane protein insertion efficiency factor YidD, which translates into the protein MKQLFIALIRFYQKFLSPMKPPSCRFYPTCSHYGLQSVKRFGALKGGYLTVKRILKCHPFHPGGFDPVPEKKDQTP
- a CDS encoding zinc ABC transporter substrate-binding protein yields the protein MRKKGLSMALALLLGTALAGCADSGNETTGDEKDKLKVYTTIFPVQDFTEKIGGDAVEVESVYPANADAHTFEPSTKDMVAMAEADAFIYSGVGLEGFAEKATETLQSEDVKIIKAGEGIELAASSHNEEAHAEEEGHDDHAHEEEHADQEGHDDHAKEEEHAAEEEHAHDHGDKDPHIWLDPALAIQMAENIKNSLTELHPESKDEFEKNFTALKADLEKLDADYKETIDAAEKKKILVSHAAYGYWENRYGIEQISVLGLSPTQEPSQKQLQTIVETAKANKINYVIFENNVNSKISDIVKSEIGAESLTLSNLESISEEDAENKEDYFSIMKRNLETLKTALQ
- a CDS encoding metal ABC transporter permease, whose product is MSYDAWILLTGSLVGITCAIIGCFLILRRMAMLADAISHSVLLGIVGAYFVSKSLDGVSMFIGAAIVGLLTAFLVQVLNAKGVQSDAAIGVVFTSLFAVGVILLSLFGGNIHLDVDHALMGEITFIPWNTLTLAGMDVGPKAVWMLGSVLVINLILIALFYKEFKITSFDPQMAAAIGIPVLVMHYLQMGMLSITTVASFDSVGAILVVAMLIVPASAAYLLTDKLSHMLVISSGIGVLSAVLGYWSATWLNVSIAGAMATAAGAIFFLAFLFSPTHGMLAKWLAKRNFASASE